The following nucleotide sequence is from Tenrec ecaudatus isolate mTenEca1 chromosome X, mTenEca1.hap1, whole genome shotgun sequence.
CAAGTTACATACTTGCGAGCCATAATGGAATCAACTATAAGGATTTGGACATTATTTTTGGAGTCGAACTGCCAAGTGATCGAGAATTTCAGGTTATTAAAGATACAGTTCTAAGTTGTCTACTGGACTTCTTACCAAAAGGCGTTAAAAAGGACAAGATCACCACGACGATCATGAAAGAGGCCTATGTGCAGAAGATGGTCAAAGTTTGCAATAAGCATGATCGTTGGAGTCTCATCTCTCTTTCAAACAACACTGGGAAGAATATAGAACTGAAATTTGTGAATTCACTCAGACGACAATTTGAATTTAGTGTTGATTCCTTTCAAATTGTTCTTGATTCCATGCTCAACTTCTACATTGACAAAAATGCTTGTCTTAGCCAAGGATCCTATCCTGTTGTGGTAGCTGAAAGCATGTACGGAGACTTCCAGGAAGCAATGACACACTTGCAATACAAACTGATATCTACCAGAAAACCTGAAGAGATTAGAGGTGGTGGCCTTCTCAAGTACAGCAACTTGCTGGTTCGTGACTTCAAGCCAGCTTCTCAGAGAGAAATCAAGACTCTGGAGCGTTACATGTGTTCTAGATTCTTCATTGATTTTCCTGATGTAAgagaacaacaaaagaaaatcgaATCATACCTCCGCAATCATTTCATAGGTGAGGAAAAGAGCAAGTATGAATACCTTATGACCTTGCGTGGAGTTGTGGATGAAAGCACTGTTTGCCTCATGGGTCATGAAAGAAGGCAGACTCTTAACATGATCACTGTTATGGCTTTAAAAGTACTTGGAGAACTGAATATCCTACCTAATACAGATCATGTAACTTGCTATTATCAGCCTGCACCCTACTGTCCTGCTCGGGGAAATAACCCTAGTTATTATGTAAGTTCTGGACCACCACCTGTCTTCTTCCATCCACAGCACCCACTACACTTTCGTGTGCCAAATGGTATGCTTTAAAACACATACGCAGATACACAACAGGAACTTGCTTTTAATCCAATGCCTCTTAAAGCAAGTTTTTATGTACTCTAGATCTACTTTTATTTCATGGCTGTAATCCATCATTTATAGCTTAAACATTAAATATAATAGCATTTCTAAAATCAGCtatttaaaagattttaaaatgttatttattaATAACTACTTTCAAAGTTATGGACCACTTAAAATTATTATCAAAAATTAATGACTATTTGCAATTACTTTGAAATTGCTGCAACAAGTACAATATGGAAGTCTAaatcttttattaaaatataaaatggacTCATTTTCAAATACAGAGGTACATTGAAGATATATGCTAACAATATTCAAATACCTTTATTACCTTACCCAGTTTTTATGGTAACACCATCAGTGAATTttcaataattaaaatatatatatctaaTTTCAAAGAGAACAgattcagaaaatattaaaaccctgGATTTTGCCAACACTTATTTTGTTTCCCAATTGAATTCAGTACAAAATCCTACTATGATTTGAAGAAACACTGAAAGTAAATAGTTCTGGAAAATACTGGACATTAATAATTCCTCATCTGTCAAATAAGACATGTAGTATAATttgtggattgaaaaacagtacCATCGAGCTGTACAATCATTTCGGTGACTTATACAGATCTATATCTGTGACTAGTTATATcgatttctctatttcttttcattaactgaaaaGAATGAAAATGACTAACTCGGAATATGAACGCTTTCTATCGTCAACTGTTCAAAAGAATTCTACGTAGCGAGCATGAAAAAGCAGGCCAGAATTTTCAACCTGGTTGATTACCTTTTTTGACCAATATCTTAATATGTCTGGAAATATAGTGAAATATGTTAATTTTCATTAAATGAAAATTTTTTTACCTTTGCCTTTACCAAATGTCATTTTCGAACATCACAGTCAAGTGTCTCATGTGAGTTTGTGAATAACACTGAAATTTGTTCAGATATTGCATACTAAATAGCTACTCAGCACAGAAAATACACTGTTAACGCGTCTACCAGAGCAACTGAAAAGTATTTTCTTACCATGATGAAAAAATAACCCTTGACCAATATTATCTGGGAAGAAAGAAGGGAAGTTGTTCTGAATGAATGTATTTAAGACCACCAGGAAACTTGTACATATTTTCTTGCTTCAGATGGTGTTTCCATCTCCATTTTCATTGACCATCACAAGTTGTTCCATCACAACATGATCTGACAGTCATGTTCTGAAAGCTTGTTACTTAACCATCTGTGTTTAACGTATGTTCTCTATCTTCTAATATTGAACATAAGACATGTACAAAAtatgctattttaaaataatatttgtgaaatattttgtactaCAGTACTAGCGACCATCCGTATATTTTTAAAGATACATAGCTATATAGATCACAGAACCTTGAGGCTTTAAACATTGTATGGGTTTACCCCTTCCTTGAGACAAATATAGCATCTCTAAATGTAATTTTCAAGAGAAAATGTAGTAATCTATATGTATATTGTGTTGCTTAAAATTACTGATTTCTCTTTTTGCCTTAGTAGcgtagtgtgtcaagcacagggTGGCTAAatctaaggtcaacagtttgaaagcaccagctgctgtgtgggtGAGAGGTGAAGTTTCTTGCTCCTGTAAAAAGAGTTCTAGCCTTGGAAACGCCCAGTGGCAGTGCGGCTCTGTCCCAGAGGGCCGCTCTGAGTCAGGAGAGATTCAGTGACAgccagtttgtttggttttgttttcacctTTTAAACATTGTGCACTGTAGTTTCTCAAGAGAAAGAGCAGCAGCTTGAGCTCCTCACAATTTCCTTACACGGGCTTACAGTGGAAAGTGATGGAGTGTAGAACAATGTCAAATCCACGCCTAGTGTTTGACGGTGATTACAAGTCTCCTGTCATACATTCTAGACCAAGGATAACAGTTGAACCATTCTCTAAAATTCAAATTAGTAATTCCCTTGTCATCATAAATAGACTTTATCTAGTCGCACTTGGTCCTTGGGCTCAATGAGAGAACACAGGCGGGAGGATTGAATTCTTGTTTTATCGCAGGTGCAACACTGGAGAGATCAGTGAGGGAGACCGGTCtccattaaaaagatagaaaatggtatgagtgtgaataGTAATAACTTGGTCAGcaatttaatatttattatatgAAGACAATTTAAAACTTTTCTATATAAAATGTGATTTCAAtcctaaaaggaaaaataatgacTATATTGTTATATTCATAACTTGAAATATTGAAGTTTTCAAAATTAGTGTATTTGTAGCAGTCACTTCCAAAgtgatataaaaaacaaaaactgttatGAGATAGACACTGACATTTTAAATccctattttaaaagttttaaaaatagtcattccctcaataaataaataagtttatCCAAGCTTATACTAGAGGGTGTTTgaataaagaatatttaaattaattttattttagctTCAATGTGAACTCCTTGAACAAAAGAATTTCTACCTAAAgtactttcattatatttttagtAGTTTCGTAGAGTAACTTTGGGACACTGTTGATTAAATGCCTTCAAAAATATATGgtttttataattaaatattgtCTTTCCCTTTTATCTCCTTCCTTAAGATTTATTATCAGGTGAAATGTTTTCAGATAGTATCAGTAGATTTAAACTTATGATAGTGTTTATAGTTGCAATTGACTGTAAAAAGTACCCAAATCTATCTTTAAAATGAAAGCCATTTTTAATGGTAAATAATATATGCCTATGTACCAAAGTAGAAACCATGCCAGGGTGGTTGTCTGATTGAAAAATGTAGATGAGTTCATTTAATATGTTACAAATAGATATTTATATGAAATTCTTTACTTGTTTATCAGTCAAGGAGAATACCACTGCAGATGGAATATGCAAATCCTGGGGGCATGCAGTTTATTTGCCTAAAGAACACGTTTTAATTCCTCCTGCCTTCCCTGAACCTTTTCCTCATTTACTAAAATGAACATGTCATTTCCACAGTGATAAAAAGCCAGAAGGAAAAAAGCACTGGAGCAATTGATGACTCTTTACATTCCCAAAATAGAAAATGCTACCCTTCTAAGTTTAGTACCTAGTAAGGGGAAAGTCTGGAAGTGGCATAATCATTTAAAGTCAGATTAAGATAGTAAATGTTtctattgttaaaaataaattttctttCTATGTTGTAAAACTTCAATTTTAGGATCTCTGATTTTTCAAGATTTCTCTTAAGTTATACTGACAACATTTAATTTAGAAATCTAGAGATACGCGTTCACTTTTCAGATCCTAAAGAAATGTAGAAATCTAAAGAATTACATTTTGGTTTATATTCTTCTTTATGAATCATAATTTATaacattcaaattttaaaaagccaCATCCCAAAGCATACAAGCAACAGTTTGAATGAAATCCTATAGAATTAATGTaacattaaaatataatatcatgacatcagctaaatccacatggaagaagcacatcaacatccatgatccaagaattataaattatataatgcaaatctgaagagggattagtatcagaattTAACATTGGAAAATCTGGTTTgcggaaggctatgggtgacagtgaagcccaaaatacatttgcaggatccacacgGAATAAATGCCCAGTGATTTCCCACTAAGCataaattgagggatgggaataaacttgttaccagacagagaggactggagagatgactgtatTCAAATTattaacctgacttgaatggttaaaaccttgtcacttgatcttcaTCCTGATATACTTTGGGCttcatctggtttttaatattttctgggtttatttcatattggggtttatctctgttgtattttgtcattaagAGTAAAATTCTTGAATGTTTGCTATCAATTTTTCTGtgattttttggtatatgaagcccaagattgatgaacctttagaaacaacaactagaataagttcctggagggtagggggtggggggtggggataagggagagctgatatcaaagaggtcagaggaaagaaaatggtttgaaaatgacttcgttagcaattgtacaataacacttgatgtgattggactgtggaatggtatgatgtctggattagctcctaataaaatggtttggaaagaaaaatgtttccagttCTCAGTGTATATTATCCTCCTTTGCCAAGAAGAGTTTGCCCTGAGGATTAGTCTTTTATTCCAATTTTCTATTTCTTAATGAAAAATCACATAGAGCTGACAGCAGTATTCAGTAGGGTGTTTAGTAACATTCACTTTAAGCtggttataaaattaataatttttcttttattatatattatttattgcTAAAGAAGCTTAATCAAATGGAAATTTAGGAAGGATTTAAAGGACCTTTTTGTATTACTATTTTGCTCAGTCTCCAAAAAATTAGTGGCATATCATGCTTGACAGGATTATGGGACAAATGCCAGTCAATTACCTGACAAGGTTTATGGCATCTCAATCAGGTTTACTGATGATACATAGAAAATCAGcaagtaaaatcataaaaaatattgTAAGTCTTAATTGGGAGGGGATGTAGAATAAATTCCTACTAAGGATATATTTACTTGTCTattagtaaatatattaattttaaaacattgttagATATCTTTCTTCACATATTATAATGGAATATGACATTTATTAGAGAGCAAATTTTCATATATGTTCTGTATTTTATTCAAAAAGCctaaatgtttccaaggatggctAGAAATAATCCCTGAATTGTCCACACCTCAATCCATATTGTATGATATTGTCCAATAGTTTTTGTCACCACCTTGCAATTTAAATAATGTCATTCTGTTTTGTTAAAACAAATCTCATTTATTTCTGGAAAATGTTTTATATCCCTAGATTGCTACTAGATTTAATTGAAAGGCGAATTTTTCTTTGACAGCCTATGATTAATTGTCTAATCTCCCTGTTCATGTTGTTATTTGAAAAGCATGAGCAACCCAGAAAACGCTTTCTTTAAATACATTAAAGGAAGGTCTTTACTTCAAAACCAGTAACTAAGGCAATTAATTACTCAAGTAAGGTAGACCCGAAGCACTACATTATAAACATGGAAAGGGCTGCCTAAATTAATTTGATATATGTCAACCCAACCAAATTTACCTATTGGATTTGGAGGGGTgaaaaaacctcaacaaaataaTTTCACTAGCTGTAAGATAATTTATCTGATACAGAATAACTTTAAATAAGAAGAAACTCTGACTTCAAAACTAAAAAACATGGATCCATGGAATGCATCTTAAAGGCGCATTTCATGTTTAAATTAATTCAAATAAATTTGGTTAGCATTGAAGAAAATGCCAGAAAAAAAGCAATTATAGTTCCTGAGTGGGAAATTAAATGGAATCATCTAAACATAAATGACACtccctgctgtcaagtcaatgctgacggtGGGTTAACTGTATGCGGTGGATgggaagcccagtcttcctcctgcgGAGCGCTTGTGGATAGACCTGCGGGCCACGAgaaccaatatgtaaccactaaaaTCCAGGAAAATCACTGACATGATCCTCGACATAAATaagacatttaaaaagaaaacaattcatTTTTAGGAAAAAAGTGAATTTAAATAGCGCTTACAGAAGGAGCTTTTTCGTTTTATAGTAACATCACCAATTTAAGATTGTTAAATTAAAAAGTTGAGATATTCTTAAGGATTTGtcatttttataaatgaaaatatttaggAGCATTGGtggaacatttaagaaatgattgACAAGTCCAAAGTTAACCAAAACATGTAGCTTTGCTATAATGTTAATTATATGTTAAACCTGAATAGTTcttttaccattttattgtaaATATTGTTGTGAAATTTTTATGTGCTATTTTGGGAACATTTACAGTTGACAGATATGGTTATATGAACAGAACAGGGTCCCTTAAAGTAAACACTATTTTTCAAAAGAGATTATACTCAGGATAATTGTACTATTATTTATCTAAGGGCTCATACTATTTCATTTATTAGTACCTTGCATGTGTATACTCTGTTGTGAAAGCATTGTAGAGACTTATTATATTAAAAGAGTTATGAAATGAAGTCGCTGGAACATACAGCAgtgtgctaattacaaaatggatAAAGGTCTTATTACAAATACCAAAAAGTTAATTCTTATCATGTGTTCCAAATATTGCTTAGAATGATTCCCTAAAGTTTAAACAAAgatattattaattttataaggtGATATATCCACACAGGCTGGGAAGGGATTGACCTTGACTATTATATAGATTTTGAACTATTAATTTCATCATCTATAATAGAGTAGCCCATAAATAACCTTACCTGCATAGTCTATAGTCATATACGTAgttgttattttttcatttccCAAATTTAATTTGATTTTACATTGGTAAAGCTTATTAATCTTTTCCTCCCACTCAAATAAATTAGCACTACATCAATTAGTAGTATAACTGATGGTGAAAGTTTATTAAATGATGGAATCATTCAAGGAAAAGGAATAAAATGATATGGCATTGTATTCAATCCACTTCCCactacacatacacacccacacacaaatgaACACACCATATTTAGCTGGTTCAGGTCTTTGTATCTACTCAGATCTGTGTGTGCTGACTACATATCCAATTATAATAACAATAGGCGTGATAATACTCCATGGAGTGAAAAACTAAAGCTGGCATTTACTGGAAGAATAGAGAACGACGTTAAAAGTAATATGGAAGACAGCATAGAGCACTTAAGTTTTTCATTAAGTTTTACAGCTTTAGCAGTAGCCTACCACCTCTGAGGAGACTAACTACATGATGTGAAATAGAATATATCAGTAAATACTCTTATACTACAGTAAGATATTTTGTGCATGCATTGTCCCCTGATGACTAAGCCTTAAGTAGAATAGATGATGACGACGAAAAAGCACACCTTGAAGGTTTTGTTTCGCTGCAGCCATCATTGCTTGTATAAATAGTGTCCACTCCTTTAAGAATTTAATCTCTGCAAGTCGATGATTCATGTTTGGCGGTTTATAAGCAGCCTACACTTGTATAATctccttttctcaaccgtgttttctTTCCCTTTGAAATGACAATCCAATATTTTTTACTTCCTCTGAGAATGAACTTGATCAATATCTCAAACTACATAACACATACTGTGTGCTATGAGGCACTGGATTTTGTCAAATCAGTGCCAACAGAGCAAGACAGACAATATGCAACACTTTTAACAACCTGCTAACCTCCTAGTGTTCTCTTGGGGAAGTAACTAGAGcatcttttattttttaggggACACTAATGCATTCTGATAGTTTGAATTTGGATCGCTCCTATAAGGAAAATTAAGGACGTTATTGACGTTACTAAGAAAACTGATGAGCGGTCAATTGCTAGTCTCTTTGAAGCACAGAACCCTTAGCTTGCGGTCTAAATTTTTAAGAGATGAAATAACACAATCCAAAGCCTTTCAGGTATGTTTGCTACTCTCGCATCTGAAAATGaccattcttctggggggaaaccCCAAACTGACAAAGCCAAGGCTgttgccacagagtcaatgctgactcctggtaAGCCCATTgagtgacagagcagagctgccccttgggGTGTCCTGGCCGCGTCTTCATggcagcagatggccaggccattCTTCTGCGGCACCCGAGAGGCACCTTGGCGAACTGCGCAGGAGGGGCTGTGGTAGGAGGTCATTGCCAAAGGCATGGTTCTCCTCCACCCCGATACAGCTGCAGGGGCACTAGTCGTTCCGGCCGTCGCACTGGACAGTGAAGCGGCTAGCGTCGCAGGCTGCCGGCGCACAGTAGGCTCGCGGGGCCGCCGCCGCAGCCCAGGCAGTCTTTCAACCTcgcgccgccgcgccgccgccggagccccgcccgccgcccgctggCGCCACCTGCCGCCTTAGTGCACCTCAACTG
It contains:
- the TENT5D gene encoding terminal nucleotidyltransferase 5D, which codes for MSEIRFSSLTWDQVITLDQVLDEVIPIHGKGHFPTMEVKPKDIIHIVKDQLIEKEIIIKDTRLNGSTASYILASHNGINYKDLDIIFGVELPSDREFQVIKDTVLSCLLDFLPKGVKKDKITTTIMKEAYVQKMVKVCNKHDRWSLISLSNNTGKNIELKFVNSLRRQFEFSVDSFQIVLDSMLNFYIDKNACLSQGSYPVVVAESMYGDFQEAMTHLQYKLISTRKPEEIRGGGLLKYSNLLVRDFKPASQREIKTLERYMCSRFFIDFPDVREQQKKIESYLRNHFIGEEKSKYEYLMTLRGVVDESTVCLMGHERRQTLNMITVMALKVLGELNILPNTDHVTCYYQPAPYCPARGNNPSYYVSSGPPPVFFHPQHPLHFRVPNGML